Proteins encoded in a region of the Coffea eugenioides isolate CCC68of chromosome 4, Ceug_1.0, whole genome shotgun sequence genome:
- the LOC113768201 gene encoding amino acid transporter AVT6E, giving the protein MDSNYSAISKDSDVELKVKDHVLGSKDKSFRLISQDEELGYVKPDNVDDSEVRDDLDFDNLPLIIGEAKSGSGIYGAVFNLTTSIIGAGIMALPATMKVLGLVLGVVLILLMGILSEISVELLVRFAIHCKASSYGEVVQAALGRAARILSEICIIVNNAGVLVVYLIIMGDVLSGSLRHIGVFDQWLGHGMWDHRKLLVLVIVVIFLAPLCALDKIDSLSLTSAASVALAVVFVFVAFVVAFIKLVEGKIEAPRMAPDFGSKTAILDLLVVIPIMSNAYVCHFNVQPIYNELEGRSPSKMNRVGRITTVICVLVYASTAIAGYLLFGKDTEADVLTNFDKDLGIRFSTALNYIVRIGYIFHLILVFPVIHFSLRQTVDTMLFEGSAPLQESKKRCLALTLVLLGLIYFGSTMIPNIWTAFKFTGATTAVSLGYTFPALIALRLSKEGISLSFAERLLSWFMLTLAIVVSVAGVIGNVYSIKSQSE; this is encoded by the coding sequence ATGGATAGTAATTATTCAGCTATATCCAAGGATTCTGACGTAGAGTTAAAGGTTAAAGATCATGTCTTGGGATCAAAGGACAAGTCTTTCAGATTGATATCTCAGGATGAAGAACTGGGCTATGTGAAACCTGACAACGTGGATGATTCAGAGGTTCGTGATGATCTTGATTTTGATAATTTACCCCTTATTATTGGAGAAGCTAAATCAGGGTCAGGTATTTATGGTGCTGTTTTTAACCTTACCACTTCAATTATTGGAGCTGGCATCATGGCCTTGCCTGCAACCATGAAAGTTTTGGGCTTGGTTTTAGGTGTTGTGCTTATTCTTTTAATGGGAATCTTGTCTGAAATTAGTGTTGAATTGCTCGTTCGATTTGCGATTCATTGCAAGGCCTCATCATATGGGGAAGTTGTGCAAGCTGCACTGGGTAGGGCAGCTAGGATTTTGTCTGAAATTTGTATTATTGTCAATAATGCTGGCGTTTTGGTTGTGTATTTGATTATAATGGGGGATGTTTTATCTGGTTCACTTAGGCATATTGGCGTTTTTGATCAGTGGTTAGGCCATGGAATGTGGGATCATAGGAAACTGTTGGTTTTGGTCATTGTGGTGATTTTTCTTGCACCCCTTTGTGCTTTGGACAAGATTGATTCATTGAGCTTAACTTCAGCTGCCTCTGTAGCTCTTGCAGTTGTATTTGTTTTTGTTGCTTTTGTTGTGGCGTTCATTAAGCTTGTTGAAGGAAAGATTGAGGCTCCAAGAATGGCACCTGATTTTGGTTCCAAGACGGCCATTTTGGATTTGCTTGTGGTGATTCCTATTATGTCAAATGCTTACGTCTGTCACTTTAATGTTCAGCCGATCTACAATGAGTTGGAAGGACGCTCTCCTAGCAAGATGAATCGTGTGGGGAGGATCACGACAGTAATCTGTGTTTTGGTTTATGCTTCAACGGCTATAGCTGGATATTTGCTCTTTGGAAAGGATACCGAAGCTGATGTGCTGACTAACTTCGATAAGGACCTTGGAATTCGATTTAGCACTGCTTTAAACTACATTGTCCGAATAGGATATATATTTCATTTAATTCTAGTGTTTCCTGTGATCCATTTTTCGTTGAGGCAAACAGTGGATACCATGTTGTTTGAAGGATCAGCTCCACTTCAGGAAAGTAAGAAGAGGTGTCTGGCCCTGACGTTAGTGCTCTTAGGACTTATTTATTTTGGATCCACAATGATCCCAAACATCTGGACAGCTTTCAAATTTACAGGAGCAACCACAGCAGTGTCATTGGGATACACATTTCCGGCTCTTATTGCACTCAGGTTAAGCAAAGAAGGGATTAGTCTGAGTTTTGCAGAGCGGTTATTGTCTTGGTTCATGTTAACATTGGCAATTGTTGTTAGCGTTGCTGGGGTGATTGGCAATGTGTATAGCATTAAAAGCCAATCTGAGTGA
- the LOC113768090 gene encoding uncharacterized protein LOC113768090 encodes MDWFSWLSKTGLEPSLVYEYGLAFAHNELEEEDIAYFNHEFLQSMGISIAKHRLEILKLAKKEKGTIPHPMSRLLIAIKRTKRSLSKYIRMWVRREESALALVPKRSYNSSSRWKSAMVKRNKRLTVAKQNSSRLLLTNGSPMVMMPSSRIESFSSPNIYDLRADDDKMDADRDEYWSAAFEEIKWDSMFQNLKPT; translated from the coding sequence ATGGATTGGTTCTCATGGCTCTCGAAAACGGGCCTTGAGCCCTCTCTGGTTTATGAATACGGCCTAGCTTTTGCTCACAATGAGCTTGAAGAAGAAGACATAGCCTACTTCAACCATGAATTTCTGCAAAGCATGGGGATTTCTATAGCTAAACACAGGCTAGAAATTCTCAAGCTTGCCAAGAAAGAGAAAGGGACCATCCCACATCCCATGTCTAGGCTGCTCATAGCAATCAAGAGAACAAAGAGGAGTCTTTCCAAGTATATTCGCATGTGGGTTCGGCGAGAGGAGTCGGCTCTTGCACTGGTGCCAAAGCGTAGTTATAATTCAAGTTCAAGATGGAAGAGTGCTATGGTGAAGAGGAACAAGAGGCTGACGGTTGCTAAGCAAAATAGCAGTAGACTCTTGCTTACTAATGGTAGTCCTATGGTGATGATGCCTAGTTCAAGAATTGAGAGTTTCTCAAGCCCAAATATTTATGATCTCAGGGCTGACGACGACAAGATGGATGCAGATCGCGACGAGTATTGGTCAGCAGCGTTCGAAGAGATCAAATGGGACTCAATGTTTCAGAATTTGAAGCCAACTTGA
- the LOC113768104 gene encoding xanthoxin dehydrogenase-like, with protein MSSTSSNDCSLPSQRLLGKVALVTGGATGIGESIVHLFHKHGAKVCIADIQDERGQQLCSNLGDYLNVCYFHCDVTVEDDVIRAVDFTVDKFGSLDIMVNNAGVSGPPCSDIRNFELSVFENVFNINVKGVFLGMKHAARIMIPLKKGSIVSLCSAASAMGGVGPHAYVGSKHAVSGLTKNVAAELGKHNIRVNCVSPYAVATSLALAHLPEDERTGAAMDGFRSFVGRHANLQGVELTTHDVANAVLFLASDEARYISGVNLMVDGGFSCVNHSLRVFR; from the coding sequence ATGTCCAGTACGAGCTCCAACGATTGTTCTCTTCCTAGCCAAAGATTATTAGGAAAAGTTGCTTTGGTCACTGGAGGTGCTACAGGCATTGGAGAGAGCATAGTACATCTGTTTCACAAACATGGTGCAAAGGTTTGTATTGCTGACATCCAAGACGAGCGTGGTCAGCAGCTGTGTTCGAACCTTGGTGATTACCTGAATGTTTGTTATTTTCATTGTGACGTCACAGTAGAAGATGATGTCATCCGTGCTGTTGACTTCACCGTTGACAAGTTCGGCTCACTTGACATCATGGTGAACAATGCTGGGGTATCAGGTCCTCCTTGTTCCGATATTCGTAATTTTGAACTATCTGTGTTCGAAAACGTGTTTAATATCAATGTGAAAGGCGTTTTTCTGGGAATGAAACACGCAGCTCGTATCATGATTCCGCTGAAGAAGGGCTCGATTGTTTCTCTCTGTAGTGCTGCGAGTGCAATGGGCGGTGTAGGACCTCATGCATATGTAGGGTCTAAGCATGCTGTTTCAGGGCTGACCAAGAACGTAGCTGCAGAGCTGGGGAAGCATAACATACGGGTGAACTGTGTCTCTCCTTATGCAGTTGCAACAAGCTTGGCTCTAGCTCATTTACCCGAAGATGAGCGGACAGGAGCCGCAATGGATGGTTTTCGATCGTTTGTTGGGAGGCATGCTAACTTGCAAGGCGTAGAGTTGACAACACATGATGTTGCTAATGCTGTACTCTTTTTAGCTAGTGATGAAGCAAGGTACATAAGTGGAGTCAACCTCATGGTTGATGGCGGCTTCAGCTGCGTGAATCACTCGCTCCGTGTTTTTAGATGA